From one Maniola jurtina chromosome 5, ilManJurt1.1, whole genome shotgun sequence genomic stretch:
- the LOC123865523 gene encoding sodium/hydrogen exchanger 10-like isoform X3, giving the protein MATYNKTLKLIAIKLGLGDEEKVTNKAAEFERLLQTKSIAYSNMTEISKTVICLDLAASIFGANLDNKTAIKYSGLRGPTYMNCRKIVENLLELNCNRLTVSFLCVSLQCTGVQTLAENILEEYQRQKGKIDSSLPQYVCMAVYQACRLNKVKISKSKLMEKSRLKPGQWTKLDADWTKIVDEKFANVKKSGRTPKNAGKVCVESEKMEVDVPRPSKEKEESAIEPYEDWKKRMLETAYKELKQLEEKQKKEEKERQIKENQLMEVEFTSPRRSPRKTPQKFSPYKSPAKPQLKETSKGKYISVLLLGEGLIGDATVMIEFTAVFGYLALAITEASQLSLLLLRFAGGGALLGIVMGKTISAFLSLTYYDLPCAVTITLAGAYLTFYIGEKYFYVSGLLGTAIAGVIVSTRKSTLAADVEQFVSYFWSIMAHIANTLIFTIVGVVIFEKVTYVISVRQVALIFVTYTTVYFSRSLVYAIMTPILRHIGYGMSWQHSMACVWGGLRGPLSLCLALIVLQTPAVADAGEIFIIQTAGLVLMSLLLNATTMYKVLKVIGLAEISLAKKANMTNCVKRIMATRDRCISMLKIDKFLADANWDLVQIGTTIKHPYQIQMSRDEETDDDTYMGYHYTTCPDCEREIPNEPTKKEFAEMMREANQRVLKAMKISYWRQYEHGKISKDGVRTLVQAVEVAADADDGRVNLDQLATLWKPKAHAVWLRRKLVDMMMPDPANAQIPRTPWRQWCFNLVSSVWFDGFIYVMILLNTPVILCEVLLKPPVTQTVTLTIKSLNLFFFVIYFMEMVVKFFGLTIRGYFKSHWNKLDFFIVFMATCDLILDIIDAVTPWDKWNNLNSSVLTATKLLRMLRFLRLCKLARVSVPKIMAYIDRMIDLQLAFGYDVGKGFVTGEQEVCYLLPQLVDNKQIQETLYNKLEVDRLTVTRQLGLLQRDRPWTAITVKTRQATTSTLNIMLLDAMQLKEEGFLDEVEYRLLVNAIQEKVQMCRHKGSLVAPASPETQLRAVSWLQGNERVADFFIENSEIHNYNINDILVSRGDHPKGLYILVSGLCEATYTPPDENLDEAIPNYEFRTDLKFAEPSKDYIVSGNVIGVLGVLTNRPYSYTARCDSAVQAYYITMPIVKEAFNLALHPIMGLEAAMWREIGIKLSMMILPMVPAYHGWSNEKVSMRLEHGFVPCLKAFKIFVVNELMEDIVLLDGVCQDMATREVFLPPCYIPRTAHRLIFPKSSQMVVSSSCPETKLLIVPAKDADELDIMEDEMDDLQCELVSNISSRCLYHKVARKLSSESRGKSTMRIRSKRRRGPKRVNYRESVWGNKIPTSTAAVPSMSSTHSEKELTSKYYKPSYSDIPEKLEQPKRRPSEVRQQLLANATSQPSSSVPLQVSEVEIYNTMLSKNKRKSTCREKLTSN; this is encoded by the exons ATGGCCACCTACAATAAAACTCTAAAGTTAATAGCCATCAAGCTGGGACTTGGTGATGAAGAAAAAGTAACAAA TAAAGCTGCAGAATTTGAACGTTTATTGCAAACAAAATCCATTGCATACAGTAATATGACAGAAATCAGTAAAACTGTCATATGTTTGGATCTTGCTGCATCTATTTTTGGTGCTAATTTGGATAAT AAAACAGCAATTAAGTACTCGGGCTTGAGAGGTCCCACATACATGAACTGCAGAAAGATAGTAGAGAATCTTCTAGAATTGAACTGCAATAGACTGACAGTGTCATTCCTGTGCGTCTCACTGCAATGTACTGGAGTGCAGACTTTGGCTGAGAACATATTAGAAGAGTACCAGAGGCAAAAGGGT AAAATTGATTCAAGTTTACCACAATACGTTTGCATGGCTGTGTATCAAGCTTGCAG GTTAAACAAAGTTAAGATATCAAAAAGTAAACTGATGGAAAAATCTAGACTAAAACCAGGACAATGGACAAAATTAGATGCTGACTGGACAAAAATTGTAGATGAAAAATTTGCTAATGTTAAAAAGAGTGGTAGAACACCAAAAAATGCAGGAAAAGTTTGTGTTGAAAGTGAAAAAATGGAAGTGGATGTGCCACGTCCAAGTAAAGAGAAAGAAGAATCTGCAATAGAACCTTACGAAGATTGGAAGAAACGCATGCTCGAAACTGCTTACAAAGAACTGAAACAGTTAGAAGAAAAGcagaaaaaagaagagaaagagagacaaataaaagaaaatcagTTAATGGAGGTAGAGTTTACATCGCCTAGACGGTCGCCGAGGAAGACGCCGCAAAAGTTTTCGCCATACAAAAGTCCAGCGAAACCT CAGTTAAAAGAAACGTCCAAAGGGAAATATATAAGCGTTCTGCTTTTGGGAGAAGGATTGATCGGAGATGCGACAGTCATGATTGAATTTACGGCTGTTTTTGGATATTTAGCACTCGCAATAACTGAAGCTTCTCAGCTATCGTTGTTACTTCTCCGATTTGCTGGGGGAGGTGCATTATTGGGGATTGTTATGGGCAAAACGATATCCGCATTTTTATCTTTGACGTATTACGATTTGCCTTGTGCCGTGACTATAACTTTGGCTGGGGCTTATCTTACGTTTTATATTGGGGAGAAATATTTCTACGTTTCTGGTTTGTTGGGCACTGCGATAGCTGGCGTGATTGTTAGCACGCGCAAATCAACTCTTGCTGCAGATGTTGAacaatttgtttcatatttCTGGAGTATAATGGCGCATATTGCGAACACCTTGATCTTCACGATCGTTGGTGTTGTGATATTTGAGAAAGTGACCTATGTTATCAGCGTTCGTCAAGTGGCTTTGATCTTCGTCACGTATACGACGGTGTACTTCTCAAGGTCACTGGTGTATGCTATAATGACTCCTATTTTAAGGCACATTGGGTATGGAATGTCGTGGCAGCATTCTATGGCTTGTGTTTGGGGAGGCTTAAGAGGTCCACTGTCCCTCTGTTTAGCATTGATAGTGCTACAAACTCCAGCCGTAGCGGACGCAGGTGaa ATATTCATAATTCAGACAGCGGGCCTGGTGCTCATGTCTTTGCTTCTCAACGCAACGACCATGTATAAAGTGTTAAAAGTAATTGGCTTAGCCGAAATATCTTTGGCTAAAAAAGCAAACATGACCAACTGTGTGAAACGGATCATGGCGACGAGAGATCGTTGCATTTCGATGTTGAAGATCGACAAGTTCCTTGCGGATGCCAACTGGGATCTTGTGCAAATAG GCACAACAATCAAACATCCATACCAAATCCAAATGTCGAGGGATGAGGAAACCGATGATGATACTTACATGGGCTATCATTACACTACTTGTCCAGACTGTGAGAGGGAAATACCCAATGAGCCGACGAAGAAGGAATTTGCGGAAATGATGAG AGAAGCAAACCAACGTGTACTGAAAGCAATGAAGATTTCCTACTGGCGTCAATATGAACATGGTAAGATCAGCAAGGATGGAGTGAGGACGTTAGTGCAAGCTGTTGAGGTGGCTGCTGATGCGGACGATGGAAGGGTCAATTTAGATCAACTGGCCACTTTGTGGAAACCTAAG GCCCATGCAGTCTGGCTGCGTCGTAAGTTAGTAGACATGATGATGCCAGACCCGGCCAATGCCCAAATCCCTCGCACGCCCTGGCGTCAATGGTGCTTCAATCTAGTTTCCAGTGTGTGGTTCGATGGTTTCATATACGTGATGATTTTGTTGAACACCCCTGTCATACTTTGTGAAGTGCTTCTGAAACCACCTGTGACGCAGACCGTTACATTAACGATCAAGTCTCTTAATTT ATTCTTCTTCGTCATCTACTTTATGGAAATGGTTGTGAAATTTTTTGGTTTAACCATTCGTGGATATTTCAAGTCGCATTGGAATAAATTAGATTTCTTTATTGTCTTTATGGCTACATGCG ATTTGATCCTTGACATAATAGATGCTGTAACACCCTGGGATAAGTGGAATAATTTAAACTCAAGCGTACTTACTGCCACAAAATTGTTAAGAATGCTTCGATTCTTAAGATTATGCAAGTTGGCCAG AGTGTCTGTACCTAAAATCATGGCTTACATCGATAGGATGATAGATTTACAATTAGCATTCGGTTATGATGTCGGAAAA GGATTCGTAACTGGTGAACAAGAAGTATGCTATCTTCTTCCACAATTAGTCgataataaacaaatacaaGAAACACTTTATAATAAACTTGAAGTTGATAG GTTAACGGTAACACGTCAGCTAGGATTACTACAAAGGGATCGTCCGTGGACAGCGATAACTGTTAAAACGAGGCAAGCTACAACATCGACTTTGAATATAATGTTACTTGATGCCATGCAACTAAAGGAGGAAG GTTTCCTAGATGAAGTAGAATATCGATTACTGGTTAATGCTATACAAGAAAAGGTGCAAATGTGTCGTCATAAAGGAAGTTTAGTAGCCCCTGCTTCGCCTGAA ACGCAGTTGCGAGCAGTTTCCTGGCTACAAGGAAATGAGCGGGTTGCTGATTTCTTTATAGAAAACTCTGAAATTCACAACTATAACATTAATGATATTCTTGTATCTCGGG GTGACCACCCAAAAGGTCTTTACATCCTAGTGTCAGGTCTTTGTGAAGCCACTTATACGCCACCAGACGAAAATCTAGATGAGGCCATTCCTAATTACGAGTTTCGAACAGACCTCAAGTTTGCGGAACCCAGCAAGGATTATATCGTTTCGGGAAATGTTATTGGAGTTTTGGGG GTTCTTACGAATCGACCTTATAGTTACACAGCACGATGCGATTCAGCAGTACAGGCGTATTATATAACGATGCCAATCGTCAAAGAAGCTTTTAATCTAGCGCTACATCCTATTATGGG attagaaGCAGCAATGTGGCGAGAGATCGGTATAAAATTGTCTATGATGATACTGCCTATGGTGCCAGCGTACCACGGCTGGTCTAACGAGAAAGTCAGCATGAGATTAGAACACGGCTTTGTACCATGTCTAAAGGCTTTTAAG ATATTCGTGGTAAACGAGCTGATGGAAGATATCGTTTTGCTCGATGGTGTCTGTCAGGATATGGCTACGAGGGAGGTGTTCCTACCGCCTTGCTATATCCCGCG GACTGCCCATCGTCTAATATTCCCCAAATCCTCTCAAATGGTTGTGAGCAGTTCGTGTCCAGAGACCAAGCTACTGATCGTGCCAGCCAAGGACGCCGATGAACTGGACATCATGGAAGACGAGATGGACGATTTACAATGTGAACTG GTATCAAACATATCCTCTCGCTGTTTGTACCACAAAGTGGCTCGGAAGCTTTCGTCCGAATCGCGCGGCAAGAGCACCATGAGGATAAGAAGCAAGCGGCGCCGCGGGCCCAAACGAGTTAACTACAGGGAATCCGTTTGGGGGAACAAGATAC
- the LOC123865523 gene encoding sodium/hydrogen exchanger 10-like isoform X1 — translation MNTIFIIIYTITTIFANEVFSKGSNNTIDEEVTFENPYRPTLAYPTSLGFLFIFTTLLIGVVIRTVMLWTSMCIPYRIVMFCIGGLAGFCAHRYPSFRPIVQICYVDVDLLLLVYLPIMVFYTSYTVDSHSFWKSFPQILLVGVPGALLTALIVAFMAYYLIESSWNFPTAFLFGVICSPIYPMEVVKQLKETSKGKYISVLLLGEGLIGDATVMIEFTAVFGYLALAITEASQLSLLLLRFAGGGALLGIVMGKTISAFLSLTYYDLPCAVTITLAGAYLTFYIGEKYFYVSGLLGTAIAGVIVSTRKSTLAADVEQFVSYFWSIMAHIANTLIFTIVGVVIFEKVTYVISVRQVALIFVTYTTVYFSRSLVYAIMTPILRHIGYGMSWQHSMACVWGGLRGPLSLCLALIVLQTPAVADAGEIFIIQTAGLVLMSLLLNATTMYKVLKVIGLAEISLAKKANMTNCVKRIMATRDRCISMLKIDKFLADANWDLVQIGTTIKHPYQIQMSRDEETDDDTYMGYHYTTCPDCEREIPNEPTKKEFAEMMREANQRVLKAMKISYWRQYEHGKISKDGVRTLVQAVEVAADADDGRVNLDQLATLWKPKAHAVWLRRKLVDMMMPDPANAQIPRTPWRQWCFNLVSSVWFDGFIYVMILLNTPVILCEVLLKPPVTQTVTLTIKSLNLFFFVIYFMEMVVKFFGLTIRGYFKSHWNKLDFFIVFMATCDLILDIIDAVTPWDKWNNLNSSVLTATKLLRMLRFLRLCKLARVSVPKIMAYIDRMIDLQLAFGYDVGKGFVTGEQEVCYLLPQLVDNKQIQETLYNKLEVDRLTVTRQLGLLQRDRPWTAITVKTRQATTSTLNIMLLDAMQLKEEGFLDEVEYRLLVNAIQEKVQMCRHKGSLVAPASPETQLRAVSWLQGNERVADFFIENSEIHNYNINDILVSRGDHPKGLYILVSGLCEATYTPPDENLDEAIPNYEFRTDLKFAEPSKDYIVSGNVIGVLGVLTNRPYSYTARCDSAVQAYYITMPIVKEAFNLALHPIMGLEAAMWREIGIKLSMMILPMVPAYHGWSNEKVSMRLEHGFVPCLKAFKIFVVNELMEDIVLLDGVCQDMATREVFLPPCYIPRTAHRLIFPKSSQMVVSSSCPETKLLIVPAKDADELDIMEDEMDDLQCELVSNISSRCLYHKVARKLSSESRGKSTMRIRSKRRRGPKRVNYRESVWGNKILPSMSSTHSEKELTSKYYKPSYSDIPEKLEQPKRRPSEVRQQLLANATSQPSSSVPLQVSEVEIYNTMLSKNKRKSTCREKLTSN, via the exons ATGAacacaatttttataataatttatactatCACAACAATTTTTGCTAATGAAGTCTTTTCGAAAGGATCAAACAACACAATCGATGAAGAAGTTACTTTCGAAAATCCATATCGGCCAACTTTGGCCTACCCTACATCTCTTGGGTTCCTATTCATATTTACGACGCTCCTCATAGGTGTTGTCATAAGAACTGTTATGTTATGGACAAGCATGTGTATTCCTTACCGGATTGTGATGTTCTGTATCGGAGGGCTCGCAGGATTCTGCGCCCACAGATATCCATCATTCAGACCAATAGTCCAGATATGCTATGTCGACGTGGATTTGCTCCTACTAGTCTACTTGCCAATAATGGTTTTCTATACGTCATATACAGTGGATTCTCATTCATTTTGGAAGAGCTTTCCCCAAATATTACTGGTTGGAGTACCTGGAGCTTTATTAACTGCTTTAATAGTTGCTTTTATGGCGTATTACTTGATCGAATCATCGTGGAACTTTCCAACAGCTTTCCTATTCGGAGTAATTTGCTCTCCGATATATCCAATGGAAGTTGTGAAGCAGTTAAAAGAAACGTCCAAAGGGAAATATATAAGCGTTCTGCTTTTGGGAGAAGGATTGATCGGAGATGCGACAGTCATGATTGAATTTACGGCTGTTTTTGGATATTTAGCACTCGCAATAACTGAAGCTTCTCAGCTATCGTTGTTACTTCTCCGATTTGCTGGGGGAGGTGCATTATTGGGGATTGTTATGGGCAAAACGATATCCGCATTTTTATCTTTGACGTATTACGATTTGCCTTGTGCCGTGACTATAACTTTGGCTGGGGCTTATCTTACGTTTTATATTGGGGAGAAATATTTCTACGTTTCTGGTTTGTTGGGCACTGCGATAGCTGGCGTGATTGTTAGCACGCGCAAATCAACTCTTGCTGCAGATGTTGAacaatttgtttcatatttCTGGAGTATAATGGCGCATATTGCGAACACCTTGATCTTCACGATCGTTGGTGTTGTGATATTTGAGAAAGTGACCTATGTTATCAGCGTTCGTCAAGTGGCTTTGATCTTCGTCACGTATACGACGGTGTACTTCTCAAGGTCACTGGTGTATGCTATAATGACTCCTATTTTAAGGCACATTGGGTATGGAATGTCGTGGCAGCATTCTATGGCTTGTGTTTGGGGAGGCTTAAGAGGTCCACTGTCCCTCTGTTTAGCATTGATAGTGCTACAAACTCCAGCCGTAGCGGACGCAGGTGaa ATATTCATAATTCAGACAGCGGGCCTGGTGCTCATGTCTTTGCTTCTCAACGCAACGACCATGTATAAAGTGTTAAAAGTAATTGGCTTAGCCGAAATATCTTTGGCTAAAAAAGCAAACATGACCAACTGTGTGAAACGGATCATGGCGACGAGAGATCGTTGCATTTCGATGTTGAAGATCGACAAGTTCCTTGCGGATGCCAACTGGGATCTTGTGCAAATAG GCACAACAATCAAACATCCATACCAAATCCAAATGTCGAGGGATGAGGAAACCGATGATGATACTTACATGGGCTATCATTACACTACTTGTCCAGACTGTGAGAGGGAAATACCCAATGAGCCGACGAAGAAGGAATTTGCGGAAATGATGAG AGAAGCAAACCAACGTGTACTGAAAGCAATGAAGATTTCCTACTGGCGTCAATATGAACATGGTAAGATCAGCAAGGATGGAGTGAGGACGTTAGTGCAAGCTGTTGAGGTGGCTGCTGATGCGGACGATGGAAGGGTCAATTTAGATCAACTGGCCACTTTGTGGAAACCTAAG GCCCATGCAGTCTGGCTGCGTCGTAAGTTAGTAGACATGATGATGCCAGACCCGGCCAATGCCCAAATCCCTCGCACGCCCTGGCGTCAATGGTGCTTCAATCTAGTTTCCAGTGTGTGGTTCGATGGTTTCATATACGTGATGATTTTGTTGAACACCCCTGTCATACTTTGTGAAGTGCTTCTGAAACCACCTGTGACGCAGACCGTTACATTAACGATCAAGTCTCTTAATTT ATTCTTCTTCGTCATCTACTTTATGGAAATGGTTGTGAAATTTTTTGGTTTAACCATTCGTGGATATTTCAAGTCGCATTGGAATAAATTAGATTTCTTTATTGTCTTTATGGCTACATGCG ATTTGATCCTTGACATAATAGATGCTGTAACACCCTGGGATAAGTGGAATAATTTAAACTCAAGCGTACTTACTGCCACAAAATTGTTAAGAATGCTTCGATTCTTAAGATTATGCAAGTTGGCCAG AGTGTCTGTACCTAAAATCATGGCTTACATCGATAGGATGATAGATTTACAATTAGCATTCGGTTATGATGTCGGAAAA GGATTCGTAACTGGTGAACAAGAAGTATGCTATCTTCTTCCACAATTAGTCgataataaacaaatacaaGAAACACTTTATAATAAACTTGAAGTTGATAG GTTAACGGTAACACGTCAGCTAGGATTACTACAAAGGGATCGTCCGTGGACAGCGATAACTGTTAAAACGAGGCAAGCTACAACATCGACTTTGAATATAATGTTACTTGATGCCATGCAACTAAAGGAGGAAG GTTTCCTAGATGAAGTAGAATATCGATTACTGGTTAATGCTATACAAGAAAAGGTGCAAATGTGTCGTCATAAAGGAAGTTTAGTAGCCCCTGCTTCGCCTGAA ACGCAGTTGCGAGCAGTTTCCTGGCTACAAGGAAATGAGCGGGTTGCTGATTTCTTTATAGAAAACTCTGAAATTCACAACTATAACATTAATGATATTCTTGTATCTCGGG GTGACCACCCAAAAGGTCTTTACATCCTAGTGTCAGGTCTTTGTGAAGCCACTTATACGCCACCAGACGAAAATCTAGATGAGGCCATTCCTAATTACGAGTTTCGAACAGACCTCAAGTTTGCGGAACCCAGCAAGGATTATATCGTTTCGGGAAATGTTATTGGAGTTTTGGGG GTTCTTACGAATCGACCTTATAGTTACACAGCACGATGCGATTCAGCAGTACAGGCGTATTATATAACGATGCCAATCGTCAAAGAAGCTTTTAATCTAGCGCTACATCCTATTATGGG attagaaGCAGCAATGTGGCGAGAGATCGGTATAAAATTGTCTATGATGATACTGCCTATGGTGCCAGCGTACCACGGCTGGTCTAACGAGAAAGTCAGCATGAGATTAGAACACGGCTTTGTACCATGTCTAAAGGCTTTTAAG ATATTCGTGGTAAACGAGCTGATGGAAGATATCGTTTTGCTCGATGGTGTCTGTCAGGATATGGCTACGAGGGAGGTGTTCCTACCGCCTTGCTATATCCCGCG GACTGCCCATCGTCTAATATTCCCCAAATCCTCTCAAATGGTTGTGAGCAGTTCGTGTCCAGAGACCAAGCTACTGATCGTGCCAGCCAAGGACGCCGATGAACTGGACATCATGGAAGACGAGATGGACGATTTACAATGTGAACTG GTATCAAACATATCCTCTCGCTGTTTGTACCACAAAGTGGCTCGGAAGCTTTCGTCCGAATCGCGCGGCAAGAGCACCATGAGGATAAGAAGCAAGCGGCGCCGCGGGCCCAAACGAGTTAACTACAGGGAATCCGTTTGGGGGAACAAGATAC